In Phocoena phocoena chromosome 8, mPhoPho1.1, whole genome shotgun sequence, the following are encoded in one genomic region:
- the CHRM1 gene encoding muscarinic acetylcholine receptor M1 translates to MNTSAPPAVSPNITVLAPGKGPWQVAFIGITTGLLSLATVTGNLLVLISFKVNTELKTVNNYFLLSLACADLIIGTFSMNLYTTYLLMGHWALGTLACDLWLALDYVASNASVMNLLLISFDRYFSVTRPLSYRAKRTPRRAALMIGLAWLVSFVLWAPAILFWQYLVGERTVLAGQCYIQFLSQPIITFGTAMAAFYLPVTVMCTLYWRIYRETENRARELAALQGSETPGKGGGSSSSSERSQPGADGSPETPPGRCCRCCRAPRLLQAYSWKEEEEDEGSMESLTSSEGEEPGSEVVIKMPMVDPGAQAPPKQPPRSSPNTVKRPTRKGRERAGKGQKPRGKGQLAKRKTFSLVKEKKAARTLSAILLAFILTWTPYNIMVLVSTFCKDCVPETLWELGYWLCYVNSTINPMCYALCNKAFRDTFRLLLLCRWDKRRWRKIPKRPGSVHRTPSRQC, encoded by the coding sequence ATGAATACCTCAGCCCCACCCGCCGTCAGCCCCAACATCACCGTCCTGGCACCGGGAAAGGGTCCCTGGCAAGTGGCCTTCATTGGGATCACCACGGGCCTCCTGTCACTGGCCACGGTGACCGGCAACCTGCTGGTACTCATCTCCTTCAAGGTCAACACGGAGCTCAAGACGGTCAACAACTACTTCCTGCTGAGCCTGGCCTGTGCCGACCTCATCATCGGCACCTTCTCCATGAACCTCTACACCACGTATCTGCTCATGGGCCACTGGGCTCTGGGCACGCTGGCCTGCGACCTCTGGCTGGCCCTGGACTACGTGGCCAGCAACGCCTCGGTCATGAATCTGCTGCTCATCAGCTTTGACCGCTACTTCTCCGTGACCCGGCCCCTGAGTTACCGCGCCAAGCGCACACCCCGCCGGGCAGCCCTGATGATCGGCCTGGCCTGGCTGGTTTCTTTCGTCCTCTGGGCCCCAGCCATCCTCTTCTGGCAGTACCTGGTAGGGGAGCGGACGGTGCTGGCCGGGCAGTGTTATATCCAGTTCCTCTCCCAGCCCATCATCACCTTTGGCACAGCCATGGCTGCCTTCTACCTCCCCGTCACGGTCATGTGCACGCTCTACTGGCGCATCTACCGGGAGACAGAGAACCGGGCCCGGGAGCTGGCGGCCCTGCAGGGCTCCGAGACGCCGGGGAAggggggcggcagcagcagcagctcagaGAGGTCCCAGCCAGGGGCTGACGGCTCCCCGGAGACCCCTCCAGggcgctgctgccgctgctgccggGCTCCCCGGCTGCTCCAGGCCTACAgctggaaagaggaggaggaggatgaaggCTCCATGGAGTCCCTCACGTCCTCGGAGGGTGAGGAGCCCGGCTCTGAGGTGGTGATCAAGATGCCCATGGTGGACCCCGGGGCGCAGGCCCCCCCCAAGCAGCCGCCCCGGAGCTCCCCGAATACGGTCAAGAGGCCGACCCGGAAGGGGCGTGAGCGAGCGGGCAAGGGCCAGAAGCCCCGTGGGAAGGGGCAGCTGGCCAAGCGGAAGACCTTCTCGCTGGTCAAGGAGAAGAAGGCGGCTCGGACCCTGAGCGCCATCCTGCTGGCCTTCATCCTCACCTGGACGCCGTACAACATCATGGTGCTGGTGTCCACTTTCTGCAAGGACTGTGTCCCCGAGACCCTGTGGGAGCTGGGCTACTGGCTGTGCTACGTCAACAGCACCATTAACCCCATGTGCTATGCGCTCTGCAACAAGGCCTTCCGGGACACCTTCCGCCTACTGCTCCTCTGCCGCTGGGACAAGCGTCGCTGGCGCAAGATCCCCAAGCGCCCCGGCTCTGTGCACCGCACCCCCTCCCGCCAGTGCTGA